Proteins from a single region of Enoplosus armatus isolate fEnoArm2 chromosome 6, fEnoArm2.hap1, whole genome shotgun sequence:
- the ptdss2 gene encoding phosphatidylserine synthase 2 isoform X1, protein MTKPESKKSSGAAINATGKCATAASAAEQVKNGSVEPGSSDQSAQIKASVMKQTSRESLHRRNTECEVYDDGTNTFFWRAHTVTVLFILTCALVYVTLLEETPQDTAYNTKRGIVASILVFLCFGVTQAKDGPFTRPHPAYWRFWLCVTVVYELFLIFILFQVGVADFFTLLLYLVIQTVHDGRQFMKYIDPKLGVALPERDYGGNCLMYDPGNTTDPFHNIWDKMDGFVPAHFLGWYIKTLMIRDWWMCMIISVMFEFLEYSLEHQLPNFSECWWDHWIMDVLVCNGLGIYCGMKTLAWLSMKPYQWQGLWNIPTYKGKIKRIAFQFTPYSWVKFEWKPASTVRRWLAVLGIIFMFLLAELNTFYLKFVLWMPPEHYLVLLRLVFFVNVGGVAMREIYDFMDDPKFHKKLGQQAWLVAAITVTEFLIVVKYDPNTIMLPIPFFIMQCWFLGILLIFTWTLWRFFIRDITLRYKETHQRKHEVHTDRDRPLGNGSTATPSGRSKLNGSSETLRLRKS, encoded by the exons ATGACCAAGCCCGAGTCGAAGAAAAGCAGCGGGGCCGCGATCAACGCTACCGGAAAGTGCGCCACAGCCGCATCCGCTGCCGAGCAGGTAAAGAACGGATCGGTCGAGCCGGGCAGTTCCGATCAGAGCGCACAGATCAAAGCCAGTGTGATGAAGCAGACCTCCAGGGAAAGCCTGCACCGGAGAAACACGGAGTGCGAAGTCTATGACGACGGGACCAACACCTTTTTCTG gcGGGCCCATACTGTGACCGTGCTGTTCATTCTGACCTGTGCTCTGGTCTATGTCACGCTGTTGGAAGAGACCCCCCAGGACACGGCCTACAACACTAAGAG GGGGATTGTGGCAAGCATCCtggtgtttctttgttttggtgtgaCACAAGCCAAAGATGGACCCTTCACCAGACCACATCCAG cttACTGGCGGTTCTGGCTTTGTGTCACTGTCGTCTACGAACtgttcctcatcttcatcctgtTCCAGGTTGGTGT CGCTGATTTCTTTACTTTACTTCTTTACCTCGTTATCCAGACGGTGCATGATGGACGACAGTTTATGAAGTACATTGACCCCAAGCTTGGGGTAGCCCTCCCTGAGCGCGACTATGGAGGAAACTGCCTCATGTACGACCCAGGCAACACCACTGACCCCTTCCACAACATCTGG GACAAGATGGATGGCTTTGTTCCAGCTCACTTCCTGGGATGGTATATCAAG acTCTGATGATTCGGGATTGGTGGATGTGTATGATAATCAGTGTCATGTTTGAGTTCCTGGAATACAGCCTGGAGCACCAGTTACCTAACTTCTCAGAGTGCTGGTGGGACCAT TGGATCATGGATGTGCTGGTGTGTAACGGTCTGGGGATCTACTGTGGCATGAAGACCCTGGCCTGGTTGTCTATGAAGCCCTACCAGTGGCAGGGCCTGTGGAACATTCCTACATACAA GGGGAAGATAAAGCGTATAGCATTCCAGTTCACACCGTACAGTTGGGTGAAGTTTGAGTGGAAGCCTGCTTCAACAGTTCGCCGCTGGCTTGCTGTGTTAGGTATCATCTTCATG TTTCTCCTGGCGGAGCTGAACACCTTCTACCTGAAGTTTGTCTTGTGGATGCCTCCTGAACACTACCTGGTGCTGCTCCGCCTGGTCTTTTTTGTCAACGTGGGAGGCGTAGCCATGAGGGAAATCTACGACTTCATGGATGACCC GAAGTTCCACAAGAAGCTTGGCCAGCAGGCGTGGCTGGTGGCAGCGATCACAGTGACTGAGTTCCTCATTGTGGTCAAGTATGACCCCAACACTATCATGCTGCCCATCCCCTTCTTCATCATGCAGTGCTGGTTTCTAGGAATCCTCCTCATCTTTACCTGGACCCTGTGGCGGTTCTTCATCCG
- the LOC139286741 gene encoding cyclin-dependent kinase inhibitor 1C-like, translating into MSNVQLSSSALERLVARRTFPLHRRTSVCRNLFGPVDHEELNQEMKTKLREISERDQQRWNFNFEANTPLDGDYKWEEVPVDKTPVFYQDSVQNDRTRVPATPVKQMPSSDSALPETPLMDVLERLALPESSSTPSPVEVNQENRTDKLNSGKPTHRQMPCVRRKRTATTDNNTHITDFFVKRRRAADRKSNDTGACHHSKSPIPVEQTPRKRIR; encoded by the exons ATGTCCAACGTCCAGTTATCAAGCAGCGCGCTGGAGAGGCTGGTGGCCAGGAGGACCTTCCCTCTCCACAGACGCACAAGCGTCTGCCGCAATCTCTTCGGACCGGTGGATCACGAGGAACTGAACCAGGAGATGAAAACCAAACTGCGGGAGATTTCCGAGCGGGACCAGCAGAGATGGAACTTTAATTTCGAGGCCAACACCCCGCTGGATGGGGATTACAAGTGGGAAGAGGTACCCGTGGATAAGACCCCAGTGTTTTATCAGGACTCTGTACAGAACGACAGGACCAGGGTGCCTGCGACGCCCGTCAAGCAGATGCCCTCATCGGACTCTGCTCTCCCGGAGACCCCTCTTATGGATGTACTGGAACGCTTGGCCCTGCCCGAGAGCAGCAGCACTCCCTCCCCGGTGGAGGTCAACCAGGAGAACCGCACAGACAAGCTCAACTCAGGGAAGCCGACTCACAGACAGATGCCGTGTGTTAGACGCAAGAGGACGGCCACcactgacaacaacacacacatcacag ACTTCTTCGTGAAACGAAGGAGGGCCGCCGATAGAAAATCTAATGATACGGGCGCTTGCCATCACTCCAAGTCTCCAATCCCGGTGGAGCAAACTCCACGGAAGAGGATCCGTTGA